From Uloborus diversus isolate 005 chromosome 8, Udiv.v.3.1, whole genome shotgun sequence, a single genomic window includes:
- the LOC129227777 gene encoding zinc finger protein 271-like translates to MSLHTGEKTYACEYCPKEFYKASVLKTHLRVHSGEKPYPCTYCSKAFSDSSNLKRHLRTHTGEKPYACQHCSQSFSAASTLKDHQNVHTGAKPHSCACCAKAFSRPSDLKTHMKLHLGVKPYMCELCPRAFFKPSVLKTHMRIHSGEKPYNCKYCSKTFSDSSNLNRHLKVHTVEKSFSCDYCTKTFHDALALETHLRIHTGEKPYICEYCPKTFYAASALKTHLRIHTDNNPYSCEYCFKIFSNAPDLRRHLRVHTGEKPYSCPHCSNSFSHSTGLKSHLRVHTGEIKFSCEYCSKSFTSASSLKTHKRIHSGEKPFSCEHCSKTFYRSSNLVAHTKVHTGDKPFSCNSCFKTFSQSSDLKIHIRLHTGEKPYSCQCCSKAFSNVSNLKKHLRTHTGEKPYSCDCCSKAFSRRGLLMSHMKSHTSETSHVISHASETNRMNGHKSETSHMNSHESET, encoded by the coding sequence ATGTCATTACATACTGGTGAGAAGACATATGCGTGTGAATATTGTCCAAAGGAATTTTACAAAGCTTCGGTGTTGAAGACACATTTGAGAGTTCATAGTGGGGAAAAGCCATATCCGTGTACgtattgttcaaaggcattttcggactcttcaaatttaaaaagacaCTTGAGGactcatactggcgaaaagccatatGCATGTCAACATTGTTCGCAATCATTTTCTGCCGCATCAACATTAAAAGATCATCAAAATGTCCATACCGGCGCAAAACCCCATTCGTGCGCATGTTGTGCCAAGGCATTTTCACGACCTTCAGACTTAAAGACGCATATGAAATTGCATCTTGGCGTCAAGCCGTATATGTGTGAATTATGTCCAAGAGCATTTTTTAAGCcttcagtgttgaaaacacataTGAGAATTCATAGTGGCGAAAAGCCGTATAACTGTAAATACTGCTCGAAGACATTTTCGGACTCTTCAAATTTGAACAGGCATTTGAAAGTTCATACTGTCGAAAAATCGTTTTCGTGTGATTATTGTACGAAGACGTTTCACGATGCCTTAGCGTTGGAGACTCATTTGAGAattcatactggcgaaaagccatacATCTGTGAGTATTGTCCGAAGACATTTTATGCTGCTTCAGCCTTAAAGACACACTTGAGGATACATACTGACAATAATCCCTATTCCTGTGAGTATTGTTTCAAGATATTTTCCAATGCGCCCGACTTAAGAAGGCATTtgagagtccatactggcgaaaagccgtATTCTTGTCCACACTGCTCAAACTCGTTTTCTCACTCTACAGGCTTGAAGTCTCATTTAAGAGTCCACACTGGAGAAATAAAATTTTCGTGTGAATATTGCTCAAAGTCATTTACAAGCGCTTCCTCGTTAAAAACGCATAAGAGAATTCATTCTGGCGAAAAACCGTTTTCGTGTGAACATTGCTCGAAAACGTTTTATCGATCCTCGAACTTAGTCGCCCATACGAAAGTTCATACTGGTGACAAACCTTTTTCATGCAACTCTTGTTTTAAGACCTTTTCTCAATCTTCAGACTTAAAGATACATATCAGGCtgcatactggtgaaaaaccataTTCGTGTCAGTgctgttcaaaagcattttctaaCGTATCAAACTTAAAAAAGCATTTGAGAACtcatactggcgagaagccatattcttgtgattgcTGTTCAAAGGCGTTTTCTCGTAGAGGACTCTTGATGAGCCACATGAAAAGCCATACGAGCGAGACGAGCCACGTCATTAGCCATGCGAGTGAGACGAACCGCATGAATGGCCACAAGAGCGAGACGAGCCATATGAATAGCCATGAGAGTGAAACGTGA